The Musa acuminata AAA Group cultivar baxijiao chromosome BXJ2-2, Cavendish_Baxijiao_AAA, whole genome shotgun sequence genome contains the following window.
GCCTTCTAAATTTTGATGAACCTGTTCCATTTGTAGATGCAGGAGACAAACCCCGTACACGTGATGTTGACCGATCTGTTAGAGAAGTTCGAAGGTTTGGTGGTGCATCTGTGGAGAATCCAGGAAGATTTGATTGCCAACCTCGCAATTTCGGTGAGGAAGAATTGCCACGATTTGTCCTTACAGGGGATGTTCCCCTTGCAGAAGAGTATGCCGGCCCAGTGGACCCAGTACTCATCCTCCGTACCGTGGGAGTCGAAGACCTTTGAGTCAGTGGTGAAGGCTTGGCTGGAGGAGTGGAAGGTCTTCGTGAGGGTGTTGCTGATCGTGGAACAGGAAGTGGGCTAGAGCGGGGAACTGAAGATGGTCTAGTTCGTGAATGAGTTACACTGCTACTAGATGTTGGAGATGAACTTAATCGACATGGACTTGCGCTGCTCCTATTTGTCCTCGAAGTCTTCTCACTCTGTGACCACATAAAAAGATATCAAAGACATTGCTAGCAAAAGAGGGGAAATGTGAAGGAAAAACTGGTTACACATGCAAGATCAATGTCACAAAAGGGAGTTATACCGTGGATGTTCTTGAGATTGAAATGGGTTGACTTCTTATCCTGCCTCTGGACACATTAGTAGGTTGAGGCTCATCATCATCCAACGAAGGAAATAGGGGGGTCTCAGGAGGAGTCAACAACCTGCTTGGTAACAAGAAATTAATTAGTCATTACTTCACATGGCTAAACCACAAACAATGATTAAAAGTGTTGTGCATTGCTGAGTGAATACAACATAATCAaactaaaaaaggaagagagtagCATGAGAAGTTATAACAGGTTCAATATTTGGCTGTTAAGGTACTGGCACTTGATAATACAATTAAAGTTTGCACAAACATAGAAATAGACCCAAGTGCCTCACAAGGACTTAAAATGAGGAGAAAATAATTTCTATGGAGTTATCAATATGCAGATTCTCTTATATGGGGAACTTACCAGTCATAGTCATGTTTCTCGCCATCTGCATTGAGCAGATCACTGCTCTCTCCTTGAGCTGGAATGGTGATCCCAAGCTTGAAATttggaaaatattttaattttgctGATGACATTAAAAAAAGAGATCGGTTGAAAGCCAGTTTTAGAAAACTGAACAAGAATGCAAAATAAAGAAAACCTACAGAACAAAAAGCAAGGGTGGAGTTGAGGCATTACATatagaatcatcaaaatcatcagaaGAGTGCAGCAAGAAGTTGTCCCTCTCACGGTTCTGCATCTCGTTGAACAGGACAAGATCATCATCCTTGGCCCTCAGTGGAAATTTACTCTCTAAACTGCGGCCCCTCGTGTGGAAACCCTCCGTCCGTATCTCCCTCACAGGAAAGCGCCTCGATGAGGGCGAAGGAGGCATCTTTCACACCTTCAGTATTCCTTACAGACAAGATTCCTTCCGGCTCCTTGCTCGGCGATGCGGGTTGTCATATGCCAAAAAATCCAATAGCATAGAACCTTCCATACAGAAGGATTAGATGCCGATGTCACTGCAACAGCCTATCACACAGAATTTGCAAATGCTAACGTTAAAAATGAGCAGAAAAAACAAACAAAACCTTCTTTGATGCAGAAAACAACAAATTAGAAACAGTCGGCAGCTTCAGCCGTGTTCTTAACTATTCTCTACGTTCTAACACACAATGCCACGTAATAGTGGAAACTGGTCAGCAAGCAAAGTGGCAAACCATCAAAATCGAAGCAAGAGCACATCAAACTTGCAGAATTCTGATAGAGGACTGCCCGATATCAAGCACCAGACAGACATTCTAGGTAAAAATCCAAGCTTTCCGCAACAATTCAGGACAAAACTAGGAATCTCAAACAAACTACAGAGTCCCCTCGCGAGAGATCCCACATGTCATGATTTCGTACCTCCCAAAGCTCCTACTACCTCCGATCTGTCCCCCCTCCACCTAGGGTTTCTCCACCAACCGCGAGGCTACGCGCAAAAGCTGGCGCCTTTGCGCGTCACCGCTCCCGTTCAGCTCGAATTCGTGGCACGGACAAGCAGCATTCAGAGATTGACGCCGGAATCGAGCGGGAAACCCGATCGCAGAAGGAAGGGCCCCAGTTCTCCTGGATTCGCAGGTCGGGGTGAGTCGCGCGTAGGGGAATTTGCACGGATTTTGGCAGGGatcgaaggaagaggaggagcggAGGAAGAAGAGCGCTCACCGATCTCGTTAGGGCTTCTCTTCCTTCGATCTCCTTAACTGTTTCCACGGTTTCGTTGCCACACTCTTCTCACAGCTGCTGTTGCTGCAACAACTACTTCTACTCGTTTAGATAATTGGCACAAAATTACTGGAATGCCACTACAGGACCGGAATTAGAATGGATTTAATATAAGAGGATTAATGATGGAACTCGATTAGCACTTAATTAACTCATGAAACCAATCtatccataataataataataattattattttaatatattttggcatttataatTCGTGCAATCACACTGTTTAGTGCTTGAATTTGGGTTAGATTAGAATTCCACATACATACATGGAAGCAGAAAGATCATTCTGTCTTGATTTGGAACTCAATTAGTACCTAATTAACACAGACAAACCAATTAATCTATGCCACGTggcaaaaaagataattttttctgCATAATTTGTGCGTGCAATCACAACTTTTCCAATTGTTAATTTGGTATCGATTAGAATTCCAACACACATACATAGTAAGTAGTATTGGTCTTAATTTGGAAGCCAATCAGTCCTCAATTAACACGTGAAACCAATTATTTTATGTCACGtgcaagaaaatatattttttggtgtGTAATTTGGATGACATAATTGTTGAAATTATTTGCCTTTGTACTTTCAATTTGGCAGCGATAGTCTTAATTCGGAACCTTAGTAGTCCTTAATCAACACATGCAACCTCACTTTGGTTGATTAGCATTTAATTAAccatatttatattgttaatggacTCTACTTTGGCGGGTAGTCTTAACCATAGAACTATAATTAACCTCTCATTGATGCGGCAATTTGGGGGTTTATTGTAATGCCAGGGGTAATTTTATGAACGGCCTATGATTTGATTAAGCCGCACTCGACTACGACGCCGCACCTCCAAAATAAGAAACCCGGGCAACCATTGGATGAGTTCCCCGGGGCCCACCAGGGCTGACGAAACGTTGCTAATGATTCTACGTGAGTTCGCATTCTGAACGTTGCTTAGAAGAGAATATGCGTAGGAAAGCTGCGGCCGAGACAGCATCTAAGAAGCATTGGTGGGGGCCAAGCTTGCATTTGAAGGAGTAACGCTGGGTGGCGTTTGTTGACATGCACATAATATCCATTATGGAAGGCTTCTCACATCTTTAGTATAGTGAGGCCGAAAATAATTACATATGTGATTCGGTTGATAATTAATTACATATTTGATACACTAATTATTCAAGTTTTTAATAATTCAAGATTTtattttagaattatttttttgATTTACAATAATTCGAAAGGCATCTCCGGAGGAGACATCAACTTCGTTGGTGCATTATAAAGATGGAGCGGAGATCGAGTCTGATCGGGTTGAATCGGGTCCAACCCAATTCGGATTCGGTCCGTTCGGGCCGACCCACCGAATTTGCAGCTCGGGATTGGGACGATGCGCCACATCTAGTACAATTTAAACAACTCGATAGGATGCGTACACCTCACAGATCGCACCCACGTGTCGCTTCAGAGCAAGGAGTGCAGAAAACAATTTACAGAGTCTTTTGCTTGGAATCTGAAGGCCGAGAGAAGTCTAAGTCAAAAGAAACGTGCTGGTTTTAGTGACCTTTGTAGCCAAATCATCGACGTCGATTCCGCAGGTTGAACGGCGAAGCCGACGCTGAATCGGATCACGGCCGTCCATCGGAAATAGATGGACGTACACCAGGAGACCTTATTCTTACCGTCGGATCGGATTAAATAACGGTCCAGATGTCTCCTAGCACCGACCAGGACGACCCCGCGGGTCCTATAAATAGGTCAGGCGATGGCTTTCGGATCCGGTCGCTGTTCGCTCTATCCGTCGCTGGGCTTCGGGAGATCGCGTGTGGGCGCGTGTTgtcgaggagaaggagaggcgagAGGCCAAGGGGCGGGCGCGAAGCGAGGAAAGAGAGGGGCCGTTCGATTTCTAGGGTTTTTCTTGAGAGGGCCCCCCCGGTGGCTCCGTCCTTCGATTCAGGTTTTGGAATTTGCTATTGCTTTGGGTCTTTAATGATTTAGGTTTTGCTTCCTGCTGTTTCGTGGATGAATATGGCTGGGCTTTCGTACCTTCTCATGTTTGGATTTGGATAGACGAAATTGGATTCGGATATCGAGATACCGGGTTTTTTGGATCCCGGCACCTAATTATGTTTTAGGGTTTCTTTTGATTGATGTGCTTTTGAGGTTTGGGTCGATTTTGTAGGGGGGATTTTTCCCACGATTTAGAAGTATATTTGGGGTTTGGCTTCTGGTTTTGGGAGAGGCTTCGATTAGCTTTTGCTGGTAAAGTTCCATTGCTGAAGGGTAGAATTTTGTGTAAGTTAGGATTTTGATCTTTGATAACTCGTGGTGCGATTCTGAGGTATTTAGGGATTTATAGATTGACTTTTGCTTGTGAGAGTGGATTGGTAaagcataaaattttttaaatcaggaTTTTGACATTTTCTTGGGCAGCAAGCTTGGATTTGAGGGTTAGTTGTGAtagttacttgattcatttgtgcATATTTGAATGTAAACATCGGATGATTAAGAGCAATCTGATACCTTGTATATTTCTCCCAGCTGACGACTGAGAACAAAGATGCACtcatcctgttgattttttttttttagtgaacTGCAAAAGGAAAAGACGACCAAATTATTTTCAGCAAATAGATTGCATTCATTGCAAAATGGATAATCTTTTGTGATCTTTTTGAATGACTGATGTGAACAGTTGTCTTGGATTTACCGTATGGCACCTACAGTTCTTTTAGAGTACACCAAAGAGAAACAGATGAAGAGAAGTTCACATGATCTTTCTTTTGCTACGAAGGGGAGAAAACAGAAATTATCTCAAGGATATCGTTCTGTTTCCATCAATGACTACCAGCATAACTCTGAGAAGATTAATGAATCAGAAGGTTTTGGCATTGCAATACACGTTGACTCCTCGGATAATTCTAGTGCTCCAAAGAGGAAGAAGTGCGTAAATGCAAATGTGGCCAGATGCAATGATTTTGGTGTCCCAGTGCAGGTGATTTCCCTGTCAAAGATGTCTAGTTCTCAGAGAGAAGAAGTGAAAATGAGACTAAGATCAGAGCTAGGACAGATTCAGTTGTTTCAGAAGCAACTGTTTTCTAGGAGTGTGACATCCCTTGGCATTACCACATCATCTTCGTTTAATGTCAGTGAGAAAAAACATGATCAGCGGAGTGGTTCCCAAATGAGGCGTGGGATATCAGGAAGGTTTGAGTCTTCAAAAACGAATGTGCCTCCACCTCCTGTGACCGATTCAAATTTAGTGTTGATGAAAGAATGTGAGGTGCTCCTCAGTCGATTGATGACACACCACTATGCTTGGGTCTTCAATGAACCAGTAGATGTAGAGAAGCTGAACATTCCAGATTACTCCACTGTCATTAAGCATCCAATGGACTTTGGCACCATCAGCACTAAATTATCCTCAGATGCCTATCCCAGCCCACAGGGCTTTGCTGCAGATGTGAGGCTCACTTTCACAAATGCAATGACCTATAACCCACCTAGTAATAGCGTTCATATCATGGCAAATAAGCTCAGCAAGTTCTTTGAAACTCGGTGGAAAACCATAGAGAAAAAGTTAGCTGCAGCGGATGCTGTTATTAAGAAAGAATTTCAGGTTGTTAAGCCTGAGTTTTCCTCCAGCAAGAGGAAAATGCCTCCTACTGACGACAATAATCCTGTGCCTAAGAGGACAAAACCCAAGATGACGGACGAGGAGAAACAAAGTCTGACCAGACTGTTGGAGTCGCTTTTGGCAGATCTACCAGATCACATTATTGATTTTCTGAGACGACGGAGTGGCAATGTAAACCAAAGCAGTGATGAAATAGAGATAGATATTGAATCTTTTGCCGATGACACACTCTTTGAGTTGCAGAACCTTCTGGATAGCCATATGCAAGAGAGAGAAATGAGACACCAGGCCGAGCAAGTGAATGAAAATGGTGTTAGCACTTCACAGTTGCATCCTTGCAAAGGTTTGCCCTCGTTGTGTATATGGTATTTTGAAGAACAAGTGTAGTTATAATAAGTCAGAAAATTAGTCTTGTGCCTTCCTGTTCATTTGCAGGCAATGATCTTGCTGACGAGGAAGTAGATATATGTGGTGACGATCCTCCCATGTCTAGCTACCCTACTCTGGAGATTCAAATGGACACAAAGGCAACAAATGTCAATTGTAGCAGTTCAAGCAATTCAAGTAGTGATTCAGGTTCTTCCAGTGGTGTGTATTTCTTTGCATGCATTATAGTTTATGCATACATTTTTTATCCATTTGCTCTTGTTTTTATTTTAAGCAGTCATGCCAGTATGTCGGTCTGGCTGTTAGGAGAGAAGAGGAGCGGAatgggtgttttttttttttttgggagggGGGAAGGGGTTGTTGGTGGTGGATTTATATAGGTGTAGATCTTCATGTAACTTGGAAGTGTTTATGATGGTTTGTGGCTTCTGAATACATTAGACAatttttgggtcattttttttaGGGCCATGGCTTGTGGATTTAGAGTTATGCGTAAGCTAAGTACGCTATTTCCTTCCACATTTTATTTTTTCCCATCCTCAACCCTTTTTGTGTGATGCATTTCTGGCTTCAGTTGTGGATTAGATGTGGGTTGGATGTTATGTAAACAAAGATATAAACAACGGGGGGTTAGTTCTCATTATTTCTTTTCCTGCCTGTAAGGTTTGATGAGTTGCTTGAATTGTGGAATTGGTTCTTGCGATTGATATGTCTGCTAACATAGTGCTTCATTGTCGTCACTGTCCATAATACTTACATTAGTTTGCATTTTTAAATATACAGATCAGCCTCCGTTCATCGTTCATTTATTATAATTGATGAGGTGATGAGCACCATTTGTGGTTTCCTTGGTCTTTTGGAAGAGCTAGTGCTTCTGTAGTGATTTGCTTTGCCTAATATTCTTGATACTTTAGAGAACTGAAGTTGTTTTAATGGCTATAAATAACATGACTAATATTTTGAAAATTCTCACCTGAAGCCATCATATTTTGTTTTTGATGGTAGAACATTTCTCTTCTTTAGTGCAAGGTTTTGGTTCCCCATTTTCCCTTCAGTTAAGGTGGATGACTCACTTTTTTAGGCTGAGTTTGATGGCCTTGGACTTGGAGCCTTTTGGCCctaatcaaaatgaaaaataacTATTTCTAGGAGTTaccaaatcaaaatgaaaaatgaaaaatgaCAATAACAATGAAAAATAACAATCATTGTCCctaatcaaaatgaaaaataacAATCATTTAAATTGTTAATCACTATTTCTAGGAGTTGCCAACCTTAGGAACTTGCAGGCCTCATAAGATTATT
Protein-coding sequences here:
- the LOC103976576 gene encoding transcription factor GTE9 isoform X2 → MAPTVLLEYTKEKQMKRSSHDLSFATKGRKQKLSQGYRSVSINDYQHNSEKINESEGFGIAIHVDSSDNSSAPKRKKCVNANVARCNDFGVPVQVISLSKMSSSQREEVKMRLRSELGQIQLFQKQLFSRSVTSLGITTSSSFNVSEKKHDQRSGSQMRRGISGRFESSKTNVPPPPVTDSNLVLMKECEVLLSRLMTHHYAWVFNEPVDVEKLNIPDYSTVIKHPMDFGTISTKLSSDAYPSPQGFAADVRLTFTNAMTYNPPSNSVHIMANKLSKFFETRWKTIEKKLAAADAVIKKEFQVVKPEFSSSKRKMPPTDDNNPVPKRTKPKMTDEEKQSLTRLLESLLADLPDHIIDFLRRRSGNVNQSSDEIEIDIESFADDTLFELQNLLDSHMQEREMRHQAEQVNENGVSTSQLHPCKGNDLADEEVDICGDDPPMSSYPTLEIQMDTKATNVNCSSSSNSSSDSDSDSSSESESEDEVTIPKNAKKNSGNKAGSDQEKSDVMNPFDVNRPSNGLNFSEKDADPKPLLVGSDECEEGDHTPSERKVSPEKLYRAALLRSRFADTIVKAREKTLGQCDKGDPEKLQREREEIERQLREEKARLQAEAKAAEDARKRAEAAAAAESKRKIELEREAARQALLKIEKTVDINEDCRILKDLEMFGTVPAENEKHTGYSLDGIGGFRLGGSNPLERLGLFMKVDDEEEEEVEHKSAPVNDVEEGEID
- the LOC103976576 gene encoding transcription factor GTE9 isoform X1, translating into MAPTVLLEYTKEKQMKRSSHDLSFATKGRKQKLSQGYRSVSINDYQHNSEKINESEGFGIAIHVDSSDNSSAPKRKKCVNANVARCNDFGVPVQVISLSKMSSSQREEVKMRLRSELGQIQLFQKQLFSRSVTSLGITTSSSFNVSEKKHDQRSGSQMRRGISGRFESSKTNVPPPPVTDSNLVLMKECEVLLSRLMTHHYAWVFNEPVDVEKLNIPDYSTVIKHPMDFGTISTKLSSDAYPSPQGFAADVRLTFTNAMTYNPPSNSVHIMANKLSKFFETRWKTIEKKLAAADAVIKKEFQVVKPEFSSSKRKMPPTDDNNPVPKRTKPKMTDEEKQSLTRLLESLLADLPDHIIDFLRRRSGNVNQSSDEIEIDIESFADDTLFELQNLLDSHMQEREMRHQAEQVNENGVSTSQLHPCKGNDLADEEVDICGDDPPMSSYPTLEIQMDTKATNVNCSSSSNSSSDSGSSSDSDSSSESESEDEVTIPKNAKKNSGNKAGSDQEKSDVMNPFDVNRPSNGLNFSEKDADPKPLLVGSDECEEGDHTPSERKVSPEKLYRAALLRSRFADTIVKAREKTLGQCDKGDPEKLQREREEIERQLREEKARLQAEAKAAEDARKRAEAAAAAESKRKIELEREAARQALLKIEKTVDINEDCRILKDLEMFGTVPAENEKHTGYSLDGIGGFRLGGSNPLERLGLFMKVDDEEEEEVEHKSAPVNDVEEGEID
- the LOC103976576 gene encoding transcription factor GTE9 isoform X3, whose product is MKRSSHDLSFATKGRKQKLSQGYRSVSINDYQHNSEKINESEGFGIAIHVDSSDNSSAPKRKKCVNANVARCNDFGVPVQVISLSKMSSSQREEVKMRLRSELGQIQLFQKQLFSRSVTSLGITTSSSFNVSEKKHDQRSGSQMRRGISGRFESSKTNVPPPPVTDSNLVLMKECEVLLSRLMTHHYAWVFNEPVDVEKLNIPDYSTVIKHPMDFGTISTKLSSDAYPSPQGFAADVRLTFTNAMTYNPPSNSVHIMANKLSKFFETRWKTIEKKLAAADAVIKKEFQVVKPEFSSSKRKMPPTDDNNPVPKRTKPKMTDEEKQSLTRLLESLLADLPDHIIDFLRRRSGNVNQSSDEIEIDIESFADDTLFELQNLLDSHMQEREMRHQAEQVNENGVSTSQLHPCKGNDLADEEVDICGDDPPMSSYPTLEIQMDTKATNVNCSSSSNSSSDSGSSSDSDSSSESESEDEVTIPKNAKKNSGNKAGSDQEKSDVMNPFDVNRPSNGLNFSEKDADPKPLLVGSDECEEGDHTPSERKVSPEKLYRAALLRSRFADTIVKAREKTLGQCDKGDPEKLQREREEIERQLREEKARLQAEAKAAEDARKRAEAAAAAESKRKIELEREAARQALLKIEKTVDINEDCRILKDLEMFGTVPAENEKHTGYSLDGIGGFRLGGSNPLERLGLFMKVDDEEEEEVEHKSAPVNDVEEGEID